One window of Methanothermobacter thermautotrophicus genomic DNA carries:
- a CDS encoding right-handed parallel beta-helix repeat-containing protein produces MTLLTGSSYGADYIVDNTTYLQVFTPDGLQGTFTLNGTEYTLEDGDTFTFLDGVYDAVNILINRTISLVAAGTVRLNGVIDSISPSNITGFSVNGSLTLRGNGCNLSSTNITGNLNITGNSSRVNDSRILNPTSGVVVSGDNVTITSSYINGSASHGIIVNGKNARIQGNNITNSNGSGILIHGEGCVAEGNTIYLSKDDGVTSDAHGTSIIRNSISYNSGDGIRSSGNNSLITNNTVLRNNGTGIYSTGKNASINSNTVKYSGGDGIYVAGNGSTIQGSYVQNNTKNGINIAGSSCTVSSSYAYYNGENGIYSTGDNMSFRYVDSSFNARNGIYSRGSNASFFYITSASYNGENGILSTGPSASMQIILDVTSNSRNGISSLGDNAYIWFVEVKKNGMNGIYSSGKNLYLYYVKNATNNTLSGINSTGINARIMDVTANLNRGNGIYASGYNTTITYFEALNNLGDGVWISGGRSYIVEGNATSNRQNGVMVNGPDAIVRSVNATDNAGNGIAIYGKNAIIYNCTSMMNTDGVYGTASFRMILSRISANRNCGVNSRGTATIEQCTVYGNRYGIYTGGANSVIYSSTVTSNRGYGVYAAGSSATIYRNTIQANGGDGITARGSYAKIYYNTANRNRGSGISSSSYRAVIAYNRASYNSYYGIYSSGKRTTIAKNIATGNRKRNIRTV; encoded by the coding sequence ATGACTCTGCTCACTGGATCCAGTTACGGTGCAGACTACATCGTTGATAACACGACCTACCTTCAGGTGTTCACACCTGATGGTTTGCAGGGGACCTTCACGCTAAACGGGACCGAATACACCCTTGAGGATGGTGACACCTTCACCTTCCTGGATGGCGTGTATGATGCCGTTAATATACTGATAAACAGGACCATCTCCCTGGTTGCAGCAGGTACAGTCAGGCTGAATGGTGTAATTGACTCCATTTCACCTTCAAACATAACCGGTTTCAGTGTAAACGGGTCATTGACCCTCAGGGGTAATGGCTGCAACCTCAGCAGCACGAACATTACAGGCAACCTGAATATCACAGGAAATTCCTCCAGGGTCAATGATTCAAGGATACTCAACCCCACCTCAGGCGTGGTGGTGTCTGGGGACAATGTAACCATTACCAGCAGTTACATAAACGGTTCAGCGTCACATGGAATCATTGTGAATGGTAAAAATGCAAGGATCCAGGGCAACAATATAACAAACAGCAACGGAAGCGGGATCCTCATCCATGGGGAAGGATGTGTCGCAGAGGGGAACACCATATACCTCTCAAAGGATGATGGGGTAACATCAGATGCACATGGAACCTCCATAATAAGGAACAGCATATCATATAACTCAGGAGACGGTATAAGATCCTCAGGCAATAACTCGCTGATAACAAACAACACGGTCCTCAGAAACAACGGGACAGGCATATACTCCACAGGGAAAAATGCAAGCATAAACTCAAACACTGTCAAGTATTCGGGTGGTGACGGGATATACGTTGCAGGGAATGGGTCCACGATACAGGGATCCTACGTCCAGAACAACACGAAGAACGGCATAAACATAGCCGGATCCAGCTGTACAGTCAGCAGTTCCTACGCCTACTACAACGGTGAAAACGGGATTTACTCCACAGGTGATAACATGTCATTCAGATACGTTGATTCCAGTTTCAACGCCAGGAACGGCATATACTCCCGTGGGAGCAATGCAAGCTTCTTCTATATAACCAGCGCATCCTACAATGGTGAGAACGGTATACTCTCAACCGGGCCATCTGCAAGTATGCAGATCATCCTTGATGTGACCTCAAATTCACGTAATGGAATCTCATCCCTTGGTGATAATGCATATATATGGTTCGTTGAGGTTAAAAAGAACGGGATGAACGGTATCTATTCCTCAGGAAAGAACCTCTACCTATACTACGTTAAAAACGCCACCAACAACACCCTCAGCGGGATAAATTCAACAGGAATAAACGCCAGGATAATGGACGTCACTGCGAACCTCAACCGTGGGAACGGGATATACGCCTCAGGGTACAACACAACCATCACCTACTTTGAAGCACTCAACAACCTGGGGGATGGTGTGTGGATTTCCGGAGGCAGGAGCTACATTGTCGAGGGGAACGCGACATCCAACCGCCAGAACGGAGTCATGGTAAATGGTCCCGATGCCATTGTAAGGTCCGTGAATGCCACGGATAATGCTGGCAATGGCATAGCCATTTACGGTAAGAATGCCATCATATACAACTGCACATCCATGATGAACACCGATGGTGTGTACGGAACAGCCAGCTTCAGGATGATCCTGAGCAGAATATCTGCTAACAGGAACTGCGGTGTGAATTCAAGGGGAACTGCAACGATAGAACAGTGCACAGTGTACGGTAACCGTTATGGAATCTATACAGGTGGTGCGAATTCAGTTATCTATTCATCCACTGTAACCAGCAACCGTGGCTACGGGGTCTATGCAGCCGGTTCATCAGCAACCATCTACAGGAACACCATACAGGCAAACGGTGGGGACGGTATAACCGCAAGGGGAAGCTATGCAAAGATATACTACAACACAGCAAACAGGAACAGGGGTTCAGGGATAAGTTCATCATCCTACAGGGCTGTCATAGCATACAACAGGGCCTCATACAATTCCTACTATGGCATATACTCCTCAGGTAAAAGGACCACCATTGCAAAGAACATTGCTACAGGCAACAGGAAGAGGAATATAAGAACTGTATAA